A genomic stretch from Flavobacterium sp. KS-LB2 includes:
- a CDS encoding succinate CoA transferase, whose translation MQLDRIRFQSYKDKVISAQEAALFFKDKMTIGTSGFTKAGDSKAVLPAFAERAKFETIGITLITGASLGHTTDADLANNNALYKRMPFQVDATLRKKINEGKVLFIDQHLSETAELLENKHLPKIDIAVIEATYIDENGNVIPTTSVGNSATFAHAADKIIIEINTSIPLEFKGIHDIYLSKNYPNREVLNITSADERIGTNYITIDPKKVIGIVFTEIPDSPAQVTAIDPKTAAIANHLLAFFENEIKEGHLTNSLMPLQAGIGKVANAVMSGFAKGNFENLVMYSEVLQDSTFELFDSGKLDFASASSITVSENCYKHILDNFEKYKDKILLRPQTISNSAEVIRRLGVIAINTAIEFDIYGNVNSTHISGTNMMNGIGGSGDFARNAYLSIFVTQSSSKEFNAISHVLPMVSHVDHTEHDVDILITEQGIADLRGLAPRERAKVIIETCTHPDYKEELSDYFNRACLRGGHTPHILEEAFKLHSRYVETGSMKQNCLV comes from the coding sequence ATGCAGTTGGACAGAATTAGATTTCAAAGTTACAAAGACAAAGTTATTTCTGCGCAAGAAGCCGCTTTATTTTTCAAAGATAAAATGACAATCGGGACCAGTGGATTTACAAAAGCGGGCGATAGTAAAGCCGTTTTACCAGCTTTTGCCGAAAGAGCAAAATTTGAAACTATTGGAATCACATTAATTACCGGCGCTTCGTTAGGTCATACTACAGATGCGGATTTGGCTAACAATAACGCTTTATACAAAAGGATGCCTTTTCAAGTAGATGCTACTTTAAGGAAAAAAATAAACGAAGGAAAAGTACTTTTTATCGACCAACATTTAAGCGAAACCGCCGAATTATTAGAAAACAAACACCTTCCAAAAATTGATATTGCCGTAATTGAAGCTACCTATATTGATGAAAATGGAAATGTAATTCCAACAACCTCAGTTGGAAATTCAGCTACTTTTGCGCATGCTGCCGATAAAATCATCATCGAAATAAATACTTCTATACCGCTTGAATTCAAAGGAATTCATGACATTTATCTCTCCAAAAATTATCCAAATAGAGAAGTTTTAAACATAACTTCTGCTGACGAAAGAATTGGAACTAATTATATCACAATTGACCCTAAAAAAGTAATCGGAATTGTTTTTACAGAAATTCCAGATAGTCCGGCACAAGTAACTGCGATCGACCCAAAAACGGCGGCGATTGCCAATCATTTATTGGCTTTTTTTGAAAATGAAATTAAAGAAGGACATTTAACAAATTCATTGATGCCGCTGCAGGCAGGAATTGGGAAAGTGGCAAATGCAGTAATGTCTGGCTTTGCCAAAGGAAATTTTGAAAATTTAGTAATGTATTCCGAAGTCTTGCAGGACAGCACTTTTGAACTCTTTGACAGCGGAAAATTAGATTTTGCATCGGCTTCTTCAATAACTGTTTCTGAAAATTGCTACAAACACATTCTTGATAATTTCGAAAAGTATAAAGATAAAATTCTGCTTCGACCGCAAACCATCAGTAATTCAGCCGAAGTGATACGAAGATTGGGAGTTATAGCTATAAATACAGCCATTGAATTTGATATTTATGGCAATGTAAATTCAACCCATATTTCTGGAACTAATATGATGAACGGTATTGGCGGTTCAGGTGATTTTGCTCGAAATGCCTATTTAAGTATTTTTGTTACGCAATCATCTTCAAAAGAATTTAATGCTATTTCCCATGTTTTACCAATGGTTTCCCACGTTGATCATACGGAACATGACGTTGATATTTTAATCACTGAACAAGGCATTGCCGATTTGAGAGGTCTTGCTCCCAGAGAACGCGCCAAAGTTATCATTGAAACCTGCACCCATCCGGATTACAAAGAAGAATTATCAGATTATTTTAATCGGGCTTGTTTGCGCGGCGGTCATACACCTCACATTTTAGAAGAAGCCTTTAAACTGCATTCCAGATATGTTGAAACTGGTAGCATGAAACAAAACTGTTTAGTCTAA
- a CDS encoding ArsO family NAD(P)H-dependent flavin-containing monooxygenase, which translates to MHKILDVIVIGGGQSGLACGYYLRRYKLNFLILDKEEKCGGAWLHAWDSLTLFSPAEHSSLAGWLMPKSENLFPLKQEVIDYLCQYEKRYELPIERAITVENITCENQVFKVYTNRGIYFSKAIIAAAGTWNNPFIPKIKGIETFKGIQIHSANYKNAEQFRNLKVLVVGEGNSGAQIVAEVSKVTTVKWSTRKPPQYLPNEVDGFYLFNVATAKYKAEKEGKPFNAANYDLGNIVMVPPVKEARSRGVLISSGGFDSMYENGVIWSDGTKEDFDAIIWCTGFGYATSFLKNIVSADERGIVKTEESKATEIPGLWLAGYGSWTGYA; encoded by the coding sequence ATGCACAAAATTCTGGATGTTATTGTTATCGGTGGCGGACAAAGCGGATTGGCATGCGGATATTATTTACGACGCTATAAACTCAACTTTCTAATCTTGGATAAAGAAGAAAAGTGTGGCGGCGCCTGGCTTCATGCTTGGGACAGTTTGACTCTTTTTTCTCCTGCCGAACACAGTTCTTTAGCGGGTTGGTTGATGCCAAAATCTGAAAATCTGTTTCCTTTAAAACAGGAAGTAATCGATTATTTGTGCCAATATGAAAAGCGTTACGAACTGCCGATAGAACGAGCGATTACTGTAGAAAACATAACATGTGAAAATCAAGTATTCAAAGTTTACACCAATAGAGGAATCTATTTTTCAAAAGCAATAATTGCTGCGGCAGGAACTTGGAACAATCCTTTTATTCCAAAGATTAAAGGAATAGAAACTTTCAAAGGGATTCAAATCCATTCTGCTAATTACAAAAATGCAGAACAGTTTAGAAATTTAAAAGTTCTTGTTGTTGGCGAAGGAAATTCAGGTGCGCAAATTGTAGCCGAAGTTTCTAAAGTCACCACTGTGAAATGGTCTACCAGAAAACCACCTCAATACTTGCCGAATGAAGTGGATGGATTTTATCTTTTCAACGTGGCAACTGCCAAATACAAAGCTGAAAAAGAAGGAAAACCATTTAATGCCGCCAATTATGATTTAGGAAATATTGTAATGGTGCCGCCTGTGAAAGAAGCTCGCTCTAGGGGAGTTTTGATTTCAAGTGGCGGTTTTGATAGCATGTATGAAAACGGTGTGATTTGGTCTGACGGAACCAAAGAAGATTTTGATGCGATAATCTGGTGTACCGGTTTTGGTTATGCTACGTCTTTTTTGAAAAATATTGTTTCAGCAGATGAACGCGGTATTGTAAAAACCGAAGAAAGCAAAGCAACTGAAATTCCCGGATTGTGGCTGGCAGGTTACGGCAGTTGGACTGGTTACGCATAA
- the rocD gene encoding ornithine--oxo-acid transaminase, protein MAHTEQNLSSKSEALIAKENQYGAHNYHPLPVVLERGEGVHVWDVDGKKYYDFLSAYSAVNQGHCHPKIVGAMIKQAQTLTLTSRAFHNDQLGPFEEYVTKYFGFDKVLPMNTGAEAVETALKLCRKWAYEVKGIPENQAQIIVCENNFHGRTTTIISFSNDETARKSFGPFTAGFIKIPYDDVEALENVLKSTKNIAGFLVEPIQGEAGVYVPSEGYLAKTKALCEAHNVLFIADEVQTGIARTGRLLATCGNCDCKKGCENKPEVKPDILILGKAISGGVYPVSAVLANDAIMNVIKPGQHGSTFGGNPIAAAVAIAALEVVKEENLAQNAAYLGEVLRTGLNEIAARNPLITLVRGKGLLNAIVVNSDEESDLAWDICMKFRDYGLLAKPTHGNKIRFAPPLVITESQIHECLAIIEKALNDFR, encoded by the coding sequence ATGGCACATACAGAACAAAACCTTTCTTCAAAATCTGAAGCGTTGATAGCAAAAGAGAATCAATACGGAGCTCACAATTACCATCCTTTACCTGTAGTTTTAGAAAGAGGTGAAGGGGTTCATGTATGGGATGTGGACGGAAAAAAATATTATGATTTTTTATCGGCTTATTCTGCCGTGAATCAAGGACATTGCCATCCAAAAATTGTTGGTGCTATGATAAAACAAGCGCAAACGTTGACATTGACTTCACGTGCTTTTCACAATGATCAATTAGGACCGTTTGAGGAATATGTGACCAAGTATTTTGGTTTTGATAAAGTATTACCTATGAATACTGGTGCTGAAGCAGTGGAAACGGCTTTGAAGTTATGCAGAAAATGGGCGTATGAGGTTAAAGGAATCCCTGAAAATCAAGCGCAAATTATCGTTTGTGAAAATAATTTTCATGGAAGAACTACAACAATCATTTCATTTTCGAACGATGAAACTGCGCGTAAAAGCTTCGGGCCATTCACGGCTGGATTTATTAAAATTCCATACGATGATGTCGAAGCATTGGAAAACGTTTTAAAATCAACCAAAAATATTGCTGGATTTTTAGTGGAACCTATTCAAGGTGAAGCAGGAGTTTATGTTCCTTCCGAAGGATATTTAGCAAAAACGAAAGCACTTTGTGAAGCACATAATGTTTTATTTATTGCGGATGAAGTGCAAACAGGAATTGCGCGCACAGGAAGATTATTGGCAACTTGTGGAAATTGTGACTGTAAAAAAGGATGTGAAAACAAACCAGAAGTAAAACCAGATATCTTAATCTTGGGTAAAGCCATTTCTGGAGGTGTTTATCCTGTTTCGGCAGTTTTAGCGAATGATGCTATTATGAATGTAATTAAGCCAGGGCAACACGGCTCAACTTTTGGAGGAAACCCAATTGCTGCTGCCGTTGCTATTGCTGCACTAGAAGTTGTGAAAGAGGAAAATTTAGCACAAAATGCAGCTTACTTAGGCGAAGTTTTAAGAACGGGACTGAATGAGATTGCTGCCAGAAATCCATTAATAACGCTGGTTAGAGGAAAAGGATTATTGAATGCTATAGTTGTCAATAGTGATGAAGAATCTGACTTGGCTTGGGATATTTGTATGAAATTTAGAGATTATGGATTATTGGCCAAACCAACACATGGTAACAAAATTCGATTTGCCCCGCCATTAGTAATCACGGAATCTCAAATACACGAATGTTTGGCAATTATTGAAAAAGCTTTAAATGATTTCAGATAA
- a CDS encoding AraC family transcriptional regulator, whose translation MSPSETLEEKYYIKEVDTDKKSIYCHHDLMGELMIPTHRHEKAQMLYSEGGIVHVTTETKTYFLPARHFIWIPGGVKHSIHPNSEDVMMRNLYFPTDSNEDPFYKMEGIYPINDLLLQMMLFTNRWNGNLKKGTRNFTIANAIKAILPEICRTNLPLSLPLPKDNRLNKIIGYLDKNLGETILFSDLANRFGFSERSLYRLFQKDLGMSFIQYFTIRRILKAIELLLEKKLSVNEVALAVGYNSVPTFSNTFFKILGQRPSDYLKGIEILKK comes from the coding sequence ATGAGTCCATCTGAAACTTTAGAAGAGAAATATTATATAAAAGAGGTTGATACCGATAAAAAAAGTATTTATTGCCATCATGATTTAATGGGCGAATTAATGATTCCAACGCACAGGCATGAAAAAGCGCAAATGCTCTATTCTGAAGGTGGTATTGTTCACGTAACTACCGAAACTAAAACTTATTTTCTTCCTGCGCGTCATTTTATTTGGATTCCAGGCGGCGTAAAACATAGTATTCATCCCAACTCAGAGGATGTTATGATGCGGAATTTATATTTTCCGACGGATTCAAATGAAGATCCTTTTTACAAAATGGAAGGTATTTATCCCATTAACGATTTATTGTTGCAAATGATGCTTTTCACGAATCGATGGAATGGAAACTTGAAAAAAGGAACCAGAAATTTTACTATTGCCAATGCCATAAAAGCTATTTTACCGGAAATCTGCAGGACTAATTTGCCCTTATCATTGCCTTTGCCAAAGGATAACCGACTGAATAAGATAATTGGCTATTTGGATAAAAATTTGGGAGAAACTATTTTGTTTTCTGATTTAGCCAATCGATTTGGATTTAGCGAACGCTCTTTGTATCGCTTGTTCCAAAAAGATTTAGGGATGTCGTTCATTCAATATTTCACCATTCGAAGAATTTTAAAAGCAATTGAATTATTATTGGAAAAAAAGCTTTCTGTCAATGAAGTGGCGTTAGCGGTGGGTTATAATAGTGTTCCAACATTTAGTAACACCTTTTTTAAGATTTTAGGACAACGTCCTTCTGATTATTTAAAAGGGATTGAAATACTAAAAAAGTAA
- the arsB gene encoding ACR3 family arsenite efflux transporter, with protein MTAKKRLNFLDSYLTLWIFLAMAIGVSIGYFIPSSSGFINSFSSGTTNVPLAIGLILMMYPPLTKIDFSKIPLMFEKPKLLTASFFITWIVGPFLMFSLATFFLKDYPEYMTGLIIIGIAPCIAMVIVWNELAEGNRELTAGLIGINSLLQVFFFGLYAYFYLEIMLPLFGIKGLELNITVVQIATTVGIYLGIPFALAVISRYTIKKFIGDKWFNQKFIPFVSPITLIALLFTIVVMFSLKGEMIVDLPLDVIRIAIPLVIFFAIMFFLMFFVSKKIGANYRDAVALSFTASGNNFELAIAVSIGVFGINSGQAFAGVIGPLVEVPALIILVNIAFWLRKKYYSKTT; from the coding sequence ATGACCGCTAAAAAAAGATTAAATTTTCTCGATAGTTACCTTACACTTTGGATCTTTCTGGCAATGGCGATTGGCGTTTCCATTGGCTATTTTATCCCCTCCAGCAGCGGTTTCATCAACTCTTTTTCAAGCGGAACGACCAATGTACCTCTGGCAATTGGATTGATATTAATGATGTATCCACCATTGACAAAAATTGATTTTTCAAAAATTCCTTTAATGTTTGAAAAACCAAAATTACTGACCGCTTCTTTCTTTATCACCTGGATTGTTGGTCCATTTTTAATGTTTTCATTGGCAACATTCTTTTTGAAAGATTATCCGGAATACATGACGGGTCTAATCATTATTGGAATTGCGCCTTGCATTGCAATGGTAATTGTTTGGAATGAATTAGCCGAAGGAAACCGCGAATTAACGGCTGGACTAATCGGAATTAATAGTTTGCTTCAAGTGTTCTTTTTTGGTTTATATGCTTATTTCTATCTGGAAATCATGTTGCCATTATTTGGAATTAAAGGATTGGAATTAAATATTACAGTTGTTCAAATCGCTACAACGGTTGGAATATATTTAGGAATTCCATTTGCATTGGCAGTAATTAGCCGTTATACTATAAAGAAATTTATTGGAGACAAATGGTTCAATCAAAAGTTTATTCCGTTTGTTTCTCCCATTACTTTGATTGCTTTGCTTTTTACAATCGTAGTCATGTTTAGCTTAAAAGGTGAAATGATTGTTGATTTACCATTGGATGTCATTCGGATTGCCATTCCTCTTGTCATTTTCTTTGCCATTATGTTTTTCCTAATGTTTTTTGTTTCCAAAAAAATTGGAGCCAATTATAGAGATGCCGTTGCACTTTCATTTACCGCCTCCGGAAATAATTTTGAATTAGCAATTGCCGTTTCCATTGGTGTTTTCGGAATCAATAGCGGACAAGCATTTGCAGGAGTTATTGGACCACTAGTCGAAGTTCCTGCTTTGATAATTTTGGTAAATATTGCTTTTTGGTTAAGAAAAAAATATTATTCTAAAACAACTTAA
- a CDS encoding arsenate-mycothiol transferase ArsC — protein MELTKIILFPEIEKIINTFNFESISAERKIVLQPLIDFIQNKVTNQQEIRLNLICTHNSRRSHLSQVWAQTAAAHFNIKNVFCYSGGTEATALFPVVAKTLEQSGFKIKIIAAGNNPVYTIKYGENEHPIIGFSKTYDDDFNPQSEFAAILTCSQADGGCPFIVGAEMRIPITFEDPKAFDNTSQQAEKYQERSLQIATEIFYVFSQIKSQ, from the coding sequence ATGGAACTAACCAAAATCATCCTATTTCCAGAAATCGAAAAAATAATCAATACTTTTAATTTCGAGAGCATTTCTGCTGAACGTAAAATCGTTTTGCAACCGCTTATTGATTTTATTCAAAATAAAGTTACCAATCAACAAGAAATTCGGTTGAACTTAATCTGCACCCACAATTCAAGGAGAAGCCATTTATCTCAGGTTTGGGCGCAAACAGCGGCGGCACATTTCAATATAAAAAATGTGTTTTGTTATTCTGGCGGGACCGAAGCAACGGCTTTATTTCCTGTGGTAGCAAAAACATTGGAACAATCGGGATTTAAAATCAAAATCATTGCAGCAGGAAATAATCCTGTTTATACCATAAAATATGGAGAAAACGAACATCCTATTATTGGTTTTTCAAAAACGTATGATGATGATTTTAATCCGCAAAGTGAATTTGCAGCGATATTGACTTGTTCGCAAGCAGATGGAGGTTGCCCATTTATTGTCGGTGCTGAAATGCGTATTCCAATCACTTTTGAAGATCCAAAAGCATTTGACAATACATCTCAACAAGCCGAAAAGTATCAGGAACGCAGTTTGCAAATTGCAACCGAAATATTTTATGTATTCTCCCAAATAAAATCACAATAA
- a CDS encoding ArsR/SmtB family transcription factor yields the protein MGITKSEHFTNEQNELATLAKAIGHPARIAIIQHLIKVNSCICGDIVNELPLAQPTVSQHLKELKNAGLIRGNFEGNAICYCLNEAGFNKIKGFFQHINTYLENKKNQCC from the coding sequence ATGGGAATTACAAAATCAGAACATTTTACAAATGAGCAAAACGAATTGGCAACTTTGGCCAAAGCCATAGGTCATCCTGCCCGTATTGCCATTATTCAACACCTTATTAAAGTAAATAGTTGCATTTGTGGAGATATCGTAAACGAGTTGCCTCTAGCCCAACCTACCGTTTCACAGCATTTGAAAGAACTAAAAAATGCCGGACTCATACGAGGCAATTTTGAAGGAAATGCCATTTGCTATTGTCTCAACGAAGCAGGTTTCAATAAAATAAAAGGCTTTTTTCAGCACATCAATACCTATTTAGAAAACAAGAAAAATCAATGTTGTTAA
- a CDS encoding arginase, translating into MGKTIKLIKNRSDIGAGTRGSDLGIDAIEIAAINQNSDYFNQFEFEDVKTHNESIYDKNRSSSAKRIEHVVEQCTRVCNAVKKSIEGNYFPIVLSGDHSSALGTLSGIKAAYPEQNIGVFWIDAHADLHSPYTSPSGNIHGMPLSAALGDDNLSCQNNVVPSETQQHWEDMKNIGYQGPKVLAENLIYFGVRDTEEEEDHQIEKLNIKNYKVDEVRYRGLETCVAESLSKLAHCDVLYISFDVDSMDCDMISYGTGTPVPKGFDQYEIIAIINQIIQTKKVVCIEFVEVNPLLDTKGNKMAETAFEVLEAITTTLILPIE; encoded by the coding sequence ATGGGAAAAACGATAAAGTTAATAAAGAATCGATCCGATATTGGAGCTGGTACTCGGGGTTCCGACTTAGGTATTGATGCTATCGAAATTGCTGCAATTAATCAGAATAGTGACTATTTTAATCAATTTGAGTTTGAAGATGTCAAAACGCATAACGAATCGATATATGATAAAAACCGGAGTTCATCTGCTAAAAGAATTGAGCATGTGGTGGAGCAATGTACCCGAGTTTGTAATGCAGTAAAGAAAAGTATCGAAGGTAATTATTTTCCAATAGTATTATCAGGAGATCATTCCTCGGCATTAGGAACTTTAAGTGGTATAAAAGCGGCGTATCCAGAGCAAAATATTGGAGTATTTTGGATTGATGCCCATGCAGATTTGCATTCGCCTTATACTTCGCCATCAGGAAATATTCATGGAATGCCATTGTCAGCAGCTCTCGGTGATGATAATCTGAGTTGTCAAAACAATGTAGTTCCTTCAGAAACCCAACAGCATTGGGAAGATATGAAAAATATAGGCTATCAAGGACCGAAAGTTTTAGCCGAAAATCTGATTTATTTTGGTGTTCGTGATACCGAAGAAGAGGAAGATCATCAAATTGAAAAACTAAACATTAAAAATTATAAGGTTGACGAAGTGCGTTACAGAGGATTGGAAACCTGTGTGGCTGAATCTTTGTCAAAACTTGCGCATTGTGATGTGTTGTATATTTCTTTTGATGTGGATTCTATGGATTGTGATATGATATCTTATGGTACTGGTACACCTGTTCCAAAAGGTTTTGATCAGTATGAAATCATAGCGATTATCAATCAGATTATCCAAACGAAAAAAGTAGTTTGTATCGAATTTGTGGAGGTAAATCCTTTACTAGATACTAAAGGAAATAAAATGGCTGAAACCGCTTTTGAGGTTTTGGAAGCGATAACAACAACACTTATTCTTCCTATTGAATAA
- a CDS encoding DUF6428 family protein, with protein MKLSEIKKQLSTLDNVAFVLPNGTYVPEHFHVTEVGLITKNFIDCGGKVRKETVVNFQLWDANDFEHRLKPKKLLDIIALSEKVLGIEDFEIEVEYQAETIGKYDLGFNGTAFTLLNKQTACLAEDQCGIPTEKQKVKLSKIASQTNSCTPGGGCC; from the coding sequence ATGAAACTATCAGAAATTAAAAAACAGTTGAGCACATTAGACAATGTTGCTTTTGTATTGCCAAACGGCACTTATGTTCCAGAACATTTTCACGTAACTGAAGTGGGTTTAATCACTAAAAACTTTATTGACTGTGGCGGAAAAGTTCGAAAAGAAACCGTTGTGAATTTCCAGTTATGGGATGCAAATGATTTTGAACACCGTTTAAAACCTAAAAAACTTCTAGATATAATTGCACTTTCAGAAAAAGTATTAGGAATCGAAGATTTCGAAATTGAAGTAGAATATCAAGCAGAAACAATTGGTAAATACGATTTAGGTTTCAACGGAACTGCATTTACTTTACTAAACAAACAAACCGCCTGTTTGGCTGAAGACCAATGTGGAATTCCTACCGAAAAACAAAAAGTAAAGTTATCTAAAATTGCAAGTCAAACTAATAGCTGTACTCCAGGTGGAGGTTGTTGTTAA
- a CDS encoding TIGR00341 family protein: MNKVVNFIDLHSGEENKKKVLENVTSNISFRGSNLWILACAIVVASVGLNVNSTAVIIGAMLISPLMGPIVGAGFGLGIYDFNLLKRSLKNLLIATVVGLVVSSIYFYLSPFKDTQSELLARTSPNIYDIFIAFFGGLVGVIAITRVEKGNPIPGVAIATALMPPLCTAGYGLALGNFKFFFGAMYLYTINCVFICIATFIIVKYLKYPIVKQTDLKTEKRVKYMISFLTLALIVPSIFFAYQLYQEKKYKQKVEQFLKVELIDKGYTVLYKKTQFTSNPKKIDIAFLRKRFDNEEIKGLNEKLKTYELNNTVLNIIQDTTDLKQDILNEITFNNKTMSEKDLIIAKLQNQITSLKFDNNAILNETRILFPDIENIAIANHVFNENQATKKVITVVLYESKKDINATEKQKLAAWLKNKFKTDEVEIYKRQ; this comes from the coding sequence ATGAATAAAGTAGTGAATTTTATTGACTTACATAGCGGAGAAGAAAATAAAAAGAAAGTATTAGAGAATGTGACGTCAAACATATCTTTTCGAGGATCCAACTTATGGATTTTAGCTTGTGCAATTGTGGTAGCTTCAGTTGGCTTGAATGTAAATTCAACTGCGGTTATTATTGGTGCCATGCTTATTTCACCTTTAATGGGGCCTATTGTAGGTGCTGGTTTTGGTTTGGGAATTTATGATTTTAATTTGCTCAAACGATCACTTAAAAATTTGCTTATTGCTACTGTAGTGGGTTTAGTAGTTTCTTCTATTTACTTTTATTTGAGTCCTTTTAAAGACACACAGTCCGAACTTTTAGCCAGAACCTCGCCTAATATTTACGATATTTTTATTGCTTTTTTTGGAGGATTGGTAGGCGTAATCGCTATTACAAGGGTAGAAAAAGGAAATCCAATACCAGGAGTTGCCATCGCAACGGCTTTAATGCCACCTTTGTGTACGGCGGGTTACGGTCTAGCTTTGGGGAATTTTAAATTCTTTTTTGGCGCCATGTATTTGTACACGATTAATTGTGTTTTTATTTGTATTGCAACTTTTATTATAGTCAAGTACTTAAAATATCCAATTGTTAAACAAACTGATTTAAAGACGGAAAAGAGAGTGAAGTATATGATTTCTTTTTTGACTTTAGCTTTGATTGTTCCTAGTATCTTTTTTGCATATCAGCTTTATCAAGAAAAAAAATACAAACAAAAGGTAGAACAATTTTTGAAAGTTGAGCTAATAGATAAAGGGTACACTGTGCTGTATAAAAAAACGCAGTTTACATCTAACCCTAAAAAAATAGATATTGCTTTTTTGCGAAAAAGGTTTGATAATGAAGAAATAAAAGGGCTTAATGAAAAATTGAAAACGTATGAATTGAACAATACGGTTTTAAATATTATTCAAGATACAACCGACCTGAAGCAGGATATTTTGAATGAAATTACATTCAACAATAAAACCATGAGTGAGAAAGATTTGATTATTGCCAAGTTGCAAAATCAAATAACTTCTTTGAAATTTGATAACAATGCTATTCTAAATGAAACAAGAATACTGTTTCCTGATATTGAGAATATTGCCATTGCAAATCATGTTTTTAATGAAAATCAAGCTACCAAAAAAGTGATTACTGTAGTGCTTTATGAAAGTAAAAAAGATATAAATGCTACCGAAAAACAAAAACTCGCAGCATGGCTAAAAAACAAATTCAAAACAGATGAGGTAGAAATTTATAAAAGGCAATAA
- a CDS encoding heavy-metal-associated domain-containing protein: MSILTDNVIPGNHGKIFGTNAIKDLDLLEIKTSLMELDGIKEVILNTDVFPREFTVHTSKMITIDAIENKVKSIGFHAIPKDLFEL; encoded by the coding sequence ATGAGTATACTAACAGACAACGTAATTCCAGGTAATCATGGTAAAATTTTTGGAACAAATGCCATTAAAGATTTAGATCTATTAGAAATCAAAACAAGTCTCATGGAATTAGACGGGATAAAAGAAGTGATATTGAATACTGATGTTTTTCCAAGAGAATTTACTGTTCATACGTCAAAAATGATCACTATAGATGCTATTGAAAACAAAGTTAAATCTATTGGTTTTCATGCTATTCCGAAAGATTTATTTGAGCTTTGA
- a CDS encoding Lrp/AsnC family transcriptional regulator produces the protein MDIVDEFDINIIKELEKDGRMAYSAIAANLKISNTMVHQRINRLMEQGILTGIKPLINEKKVGYDWGSFTGITLNKDQDSDRIIEELKKIPEITECYYITGSFTLYIKIIAKDHEHMRKVLYEKIDNIPGIAKTDSIIELGCAFKRNVSL, from the coding sequence ATGGATATAGTAGACGAATTCGATATCAATATTATCAAAGAATTAGAGAAAGACGGAAGAATGGCCTATTCAGCCATTGCAGCCAATCTAAAAATATCTAACACCATGGTGCATCAACGCATCAATAGATTAATGGAACAAGGAATACTTACCGGGATAAAACCTCTAATCAATGAAAAAAAAGTAGGTTATGATTGGGGATCTTTTACCGGAATTACCTTAAATAAAGATCAAGATTCTGACAGGATTATTGAAGAACTGAAAAAAATCCCTGAAATAACAGAATGCTATTACATCACCGGATCGTTTACCCTTTACATAAAAATTATTGCCAAAGATCATGAGCACATGCGTAAAGTTCTTTATGAAAAAATAGACAATATTCCTGGTATTGCCAAAACGGATTCAATAATTGAATTGGGTTGTGCTTTCAAAAGAAATGTAAGTCTCTAA